A stretch of DNA from Acropora palmata chromosome 12, jaAcrPala1.3, whole genome shotgun sequence:
GCGGGCTTTCCGGCAAGGAAAGCCGCCATTATATTTAGTTGCCAATTACGTGTTATTATGCGCAGTATaggatgcgcagtgcaatactgaggaatcaccttaaagGGGCTAGCTCATCAACTGGGCATGCGTATTACAAATAACTGTCAACGCCCGTTAACTCATTAGCATTTGGATTGACCATACGTAGTTTGGAAATCTGCTTATTAGCATACAGTGACAGATTCCCGGGAAGAACGTTGTGTGACTGTATGACCTTTCCGTAATATTGAACTCTTCGCAACACCGTTCTGAAGTACTTACGGAACACTCTAACATGGCTAGCATCTCCACAGAAGTTGGTTCGTTGGCAGTCGCCGGTCCATCACGCGAAGAAGCAGTAAGTTTAactcaaatttaaattgaatcgGTACTGAACCAGACGCATATAAACACAACTCGTAGTTTGCGTacatatttcattttctcaacTTGTGCCTTTCGTGAACATGgaattattttgataaaactgATAATATTCTCGTCCTTAGGTTGAATTATCTGTAAGGGTAAAAGCACTTGCTCGCGAAAACAAGTTGGACAAAGCACTCGAGGCTGTCCTTGTAAAAGCGCAAGCCGGTTGTGTTCGTCTGCATGCAAGTGAGGAACTCGTGCAAAGCCTTGTCAGAACAAGTTAAGATCAGTCTTTTTCAATAATGATAAGAGCCTTTAGTGATCCTATGAAACTTGAATCACGATCGCTGTCTTGTAATTAAACAACATACTGAACATACGCGTAAACGGGTAACATTTGTGTATGCTTGAGTAAATATCGCCTATTTCACGATCGACTCGACGATGGCACGCTTGTAACAAGATGCCGTTGTTTTTGCAAGAATTTGTGGCAATACCAAGCCCAGCAACCCAACAAGAAAGTTCCAGCCGCCCCAGCGAAGACGAAGAAATAAGGCATACTCAAGAGAAAGCATCGGTCGGCCGACAACTCCTCACACTTCTGTCTTTGTTGAAGCCATTTCTTCGTGTAACGGTcgaaaaatatacaaaattcCTTCGAAGAATAATCCAAGCGTGGTACCTTTTCAAGTCGACTGTGATTATTGTCTCGatggcaaaagaaacaacaagaattagaCCGGATGACGCTAGCTCTGCATACGATGGCGGAAAGTTGAATTTCCCGTGGCCCGCGGAAAACTTAAATTTCGCGCCCAGAATGCGCATGTTCAACTGACGACCTTGCTGGTGAAAAATGCTTGAGGTATCGACAACACGCGTTGAAATATAACCACAAAAATGGTGTCAAATTTGTGAGAGAAAAGATGACCAGCTGTATTTGTGTCGGTAGTTTTTATTGCTTGCATTACTGGGAGTTTGAAATGCGGGAAAATGTTTGTGCGTGATTTGATTTTCCGGTCACCATTGCAAAAAGAGTAAAACTTACTTACGACTCGAGTAAACtgcttaaattttttttttgcgcaatCCAAAAAAACTTAGCTGAGACTGAGCAGTAACAGttctttcttttatgttaATGATATTCGTAGTTTTTCAATGCTACTTAAGTAGCGAAAATTCAGGACTAAACGGAACTCGAACCCTGaatctgcgatgccggtgcagtgctcgaCCAATAGACCCATTTCAGAAGTGACGCCACGTCACGTGATTTCGCGAAGTGGAGGACAAGCTAACTTGCCAACTGGGAGCCGGTCATTATGTGGGTCCATGAACAGTAACAGTTCTGCACGCCAATTCCGTGCAGGCGACACGAATTTCTCTTaggcctggtttccatatcgttgtatctgtcgtgtctgtcgtacgaaaaaaattcataggacagatagaattcattctatctcgtacaacaggttgtatctgtcatttcttttgtattgagcatttgtacgggaggtttccataaagttatatctgtcctatgaatttttttcgcacaactgacacgacagatacgacagatacaaccatatggaaaccaggctttattCTTATGGCATAAATAATTGGATTAATGAAAGTGTTTAGTAGAATCATTGATACGGTTGATTTACCAACTAAAAACATCGTTTCCGAGGATATTTGAGTATACTTTGAGGAAACGATTCGATAGAAAAATATAGGTAAGTGACACAAAGCTAACACACATACAATAATAAATGTCAGATTGAATGCTTTTTTTGCTCTTGCAAAGTGTTCCCTCGCTTCTTGTGTAATTTGGTGAGCTGCAATTCCTTGGCCGTGTCGGCGAACCTCACGGAAAACTGTGACGTGGCAGAAAATTATAAAAGCTACCGATAATCCGATGAATGAATTACTAACGGTTAAAAACACAGCTTTAGAATAAGGCAAGGAAAGAACATGGATAAGTACACACAACGACCATGCTATCAAGGAGGCGGTCAGTAAACGAGATATGGTGATGGAAGTCCTGTGCTTGAAAGTGCGTTTCATAGCCATTAGGCGTTCCCCGCTTAACAAAACCATATGGTATAGTGAAGCACTGAAAACACAGCCCAAAGTAGGCCTAATGGAGATTTGCAGCGAACACGACCAATAGTCTTTACCAAGCAAGGTAGTcactaaaatcacaatgaaaatTGGTTGGATTATCAGGCCAGTTATGAAATCAGTGAATGCCAATGTGGCTAATAGAATGTTCGACTTTTGCTCTCTCAGTCGCCTCTTCATTTTCACCGCGGCCATCACAAACATGTTCAGCACAACAGAAGCAGGGCATGTAAGAATATTGACGATGATGAGGAATATTATACCAGTCGAGGAGAAAATATCACGCTCAATTCTTTTTTGAAACGGAGAGCATGTTAGGGGGTTTATTGCTTGACCTTCCAAGCTGGagttcatttttctctctttttctatCCTTTCCGGCAACCATTCGCAAAGCATACAGCAGCACTTCCTCGCCTGCCTTTTTGTAAGACAACAATTTATAGCTCGTCTTCAGTTTGTCCTTTCAAGTCCTTTTTCCTACAAAAGATTCTGTTATCCACTCTTCTCTTAATAGCTCGGTATCAACATAGAGTTCTTAGCAGCGGCTCAATGCCGGAAATTGGACAGCTcgtataattaattttgagctGTCAATTGTTTAATACTTAGTTTCGTCGTGTGCGTTATATCAAAAGAAAGGGCGCAATCTCATAAGTTTAATGGCACTAACAGATCTCTTTACTTCTGTAtgttgagtgttttttttttgtcggtATCTTTTCCAGTAACGCATTCCATTTTCTCTTGATCATCAATTTACTGTTGTTTCCTTCCTGGTTACATCTGTGTCAGAAAAGAGAAACCCTAAACAAAAACCGAATGAATAATTAAATGctaaaaaagttaatgaagtGTATTTTGCTTTCTAAATACTTATGAAGATTGAATTAtactcgaaaaaaaaattgaaacaatttaTACCCCCTACTTAAAGCTTAATTCTaattaaaatgcattttaaataGTGGTTTGAAGAAATAGGAAACCTGACAAACTAAGTAGTATTTTCCCAAGGCAAATGCTTTGGCCGTGTATTGAACCCTAAAAGAACTGTTGGTTGagagttttctttgaaagttcCCAGCTATGAGGCCTGACTGCCAGGGTTACAATGGAAAAGCAAACCAAAAATTTCTAAGAGGTCTGTTCAACAGAATTCGAGATCGTTTCCGACAGTTTGAGTGTCATTTTCACTGCAGCTGCTGGCCtccgttgtcgtcagaacccccactttaaaaataacacgtcgtcgtttggcagaatACGTCAAGGAATGTAACCATGAAGCACGTGCAGTATGATTACTTCTCCtgattcaaccaatcaaatcactcATGTGAGGCGTTGTCGCTGCAGTTACTTCGTTGTTTCTTAAACTGTTAAAGACAGAGTGTTATAAACTAGCCTTGACTTAAAATTACCACTTTCTCAACGTGTTTGTCctcataaataaaaaaataatgactaTGTCGCCATTCTATCGTCAAGCGGTGTCCAACGCAATATTGAAATCCATGAAAAAATGTGCCACCACATTAGCAAATGGATTCCTATTAAGATTCCGCTGGGTACGGAATAATTCAGTTGATCAAAATAAATTCATACGCAGTGTCTTATTCCTTAAATAGCATATCCTTTGCTTTTACCACGGCTTAGAGCATGCTAAGTTAGAGATGTCTTCGTTCTATTTATTTTAGAAGCCTTTGATCATGAATTCGAGCAGAATTGGTTCAGTAAGATTCTATTCCCTTTCTGCCTTTCATAGACGTTATTTCTTGTAGTCAGAAGATAAGTTTTCAATTGTGTAGTTAAACGAAAAGTAATATgggccaaaaaaaatatttttaaagcctggtttccatataattGCAAGGATCACCCCGATAGCACGAAACAGTTCACCTGCAGACGATCCAGGCGATTTTATGAAGACAGAAGAGGAAAGTTTCAGGACGATAGAGGCGACCGGGGCGATCATGATCGCCTGTATAGCACAGGGCCTTTAACTTTTTCTACAGATTCTATATGGCTTGCATTGCTGAGACTTGAAGAAATGAGAAGATGTCTGGGGGTGAACTGATTTTCCAGCCACCGTTGGAAAAAGTTAAACAGAAAGTAAAACTTACTTACAACTCCCTAAACTgcttaaaatgtattttacgCAATCTGTGAAAAAATTCACTCAGCAGTAATTCTTCTGCACACCAATTCCATGCAGGCAACGCGAATTTGTCTTATCCTTACAGCATAAATAAcaggattaaaaaaagagtttAGCAGAGCTATTAATAGGATTGATTGATCAACTAAAAACTTGGTTTCCGTGGATATTTGGCTCACATACCTTGAGAAAACGATTCTATAGAAAAACACAGGCAAGTAGCACAACAGTAACACACATAAAATAGTAAATGTCAGATTGAATGCTTTTTTCGCTCTTGCAAACTGTTCCCTCGCTTCTTGTGTAACTTGATGAGCTGCAATTTGTCATTGGTGTCGACGAACCTCACGGAAAACTGTGACGTGGCAAAAAATTATGAATGTTAACGATAGTGTGATTAATGAACTGCTAACGGCTAAAAACGCAATTCGGTAAAAAGGAAATATACAAACATGGATAAAGACTGATAACGACCACGCCATGAAGGAAGCGGCCAGCAAACGAGATGTGGTAATGAAGTTTGTATGCTTGAAAGTGTATTTCATAGCCATTAGGCGTTCCCCGCTTAAAAGAAGTACATGATGCAATGAAGCACTGAAAACACAGGCCACAGCAGGTCTAGTAAAGGTTTCTAGAGAGCATAACCAAGAGTCTTTACCGAGCAAGGCTGTTATTAAGACCACAATGAAAATTGGTTGAATTGTCAGACCAGTCAAGAAATCGGTGAATGCCAATGTAGCTACAAGAATGTTCGACTTTTGCTGTCTCAGTCGCCTCTTCATTTTCACCGCGGCCATCACAAACAGGTTCAGGACGACAGCAGCAGGAAATGTAAGAATATTGACGATTATGAGGAATATTTGACCAGCAAAGGAGGAAATATCACGCtcatttcttgtttcaaaCGGAGAGCATGTTGATGGATTCACTGCCTGACTTTCCACGCTGGagttcatttttctctccctTTCTTGCCTTTCCGAGTACCATTCGCTAAACGTTTAACAGCGCTTTTTCGTCGGCTTTTAGTTAGAAAGCAATTTATTGGTTGTACATGCTTTTATTTATTCCGCTTCTCTTAATAGGTTGGTATGAACATATGGTTCTTTAGCAGCTGCTCTATACCGGAAACTAGCTTTCTATTGAATCTCATCCATCAATCGCTGAGATTTGCACTCGCTTTGATTTCTAGCTGTCGATATTACTACTTTTGGTTTCTTATTCGTCTTAATATAAAGTCAATGAACTCAGTAAGCCAATGCATTGCTCGGATAGAACTTCATTGTCAATAGAACCCTGAACAATAATCGGATGAATAAATGCCCAGAAAAATTGATGAAGTATATTTTCGTTTACTAAATACTTAATGacgaaaa
This window harbors:
- the LOC141860326 gene encoding uncharacterized protein LOC141860326; protein product: MLCEWLPERIEKERKMNSSLEGQAINPLTCSPFQKRIERDIFSSTGIIFLIIVNILTCPASVVLNMFVMAAVKMKRRLREQKSNILLATLAFTDFITGLIIQPIFIVILVTTLLGKDYWSCSLQISIRPTLGCVFSASLYHMVLLSGERLMAMKRTFKHRTSITISRLLTASLIAWSLCVLIHVLSLPYSKAVFLTVSNSFIGLSVAFIIFCHVTVFREVRRHGQGIAAHQITQEAREHFARAKKAFNLTFIIVCVLALCHLPIFFYRIVSSKYTQISSETMFLVGKSTVSMILLNTFINPIIYAIRIKPGFHMVVSVVSVVSVVRKKFIGQI